One genomic segment of Salinigranum rubrum includes these proteins:
- a CDS encoding helix-turn-helix transcriptional regulator encodes MRSAVPSSVIAVAAVLLVLSGGVVATATVPVAVNGVALSGPAVVADGDRPSVAAWRSVNVTATVATGTDTYDVCAGVGDADATCRRINGTNTTENVTLSLDSLPSSATGDQQLTVTVRSASAGSANTTNASAEPLASRAVDVRVLGAEGDADNDGLANRREFELGTAFDTADTDGDGLADGPEVNTHETDPTNTDTDGDGLADGVEVNRQQTNPTESDTDGDGLDDGVEVTTHGTDPTDTDTDGDGLDDGAEVTEYQTDPTVADTDGDGLDDGPEVNVHETSPTSPDTDGDGLDDAAEVNRYGTNPTEADTDGDGLTDGREVNQLGTDPTRADTDGDGVDDAAEDPVGGDVATDGPGVIGSLSAAPGVAVGAMAGVSLALVLGAALLHRRRGSLWTTSSGDEPTQTEAPTANGGHGTEPAAPTGTSIPKAMTDEERIHAVVDDHGGQVRQSVIVSETDWSKSKVSRVLSRMAEDGTIEKIPIGRENVVAHPDEVPEGAGSPFDPPDEE; translated from the coding sequence GTGCGCTCTGCCGTCCCAAGCAGCGTGATCGCGGTTGCGGCCGTCCTCCTCGTGCTGAGTGGGGGGGTCGTCGCCACGGCGACCGTGCCGGTCGCCGTGAACGGCGTCGCGCTCTCGGGACCGGCCGTCGTCGCGGACGGCGACCGGCCATCGGTCGCGGCGTGGCGCAGCGTGAACGTCACCGCCACAGTGGCGACAGGGACCGACACGTACGACGTCTGCGCCGGCGTGGGCGACGCGGACGCCACGTGCCGCCGGATCAACGGGACGAACACGACCGAGAACGTCACGCTGTCGCTCGATAGCCTCCCGTCGAGCGCGACCGGGGACCAACAACTGACCGTCACCGTCCGGAGCGCGAGCGCGGGGAGCGCGAACACGACCAACGCGAGCGCAGAACCGCTCGCGAGCCGAGCGGTCGACGTCCGGGTGCTCGGGGCAGAGGGCGACGCCGACAACGACGGACTCGCCAACCGCCGGGAGTTCGAACTCGGGACGGCCTTCGACACGGCGGACACCGACGGCGACGGTCTCGCCGACGGCCCGGAGGTGAACACCCACGAGACCGACCCGACGAACACCGATACTGACGGCGACGGCCTCGCGGACGGCGTCGAGGTGAACAGACAGCAGACGAATCCGACGGAGTCGGACACCGACGGTGACGGCCTCGACGACGGTGTCGAGGTGACCACGCACGGGACCGATCCGACGGACACCGACACCGACGGTGACGGCCTCGACGACGGCGCCGAGGTGACCGAGTATCAGACCGATCCGACGGTAGCCGACACCGACGGCGACGGCCTCGACGACGGACCGGAGGTCAACGTCCACGAGACCAGTCCCACGAGTCCCGACACCGACGGTGACGGTCTCGACGACGCGGCGGAGGTCAACCGGTACGGTACCAACCCGACCGAGGCGGACACCGACGGCGACGGCCTCACGGACGGGCGCGAGGTGAACCAGCTCGGGACGGACCCGACACGGGCCGACACCGACGGCGACGGAGTCGACGATGCGGCCGAGGACCCCGTCGGCGGGGACGTAGCGACCGACGGACCGGGCGTGATCGGCTCGCTCTCGGCCGCACCGGGTGTCGCCGTCGGAGCCATGGCCGGCGTTTCGCTCGCTCTCGTTCTCGGTGCTGCGCTGCTCCACCGAAGACGCGGGTCGTTGTGGACCACCTCGTCCGGGGACGAACCGACCCAGACCGAGGCTCCGACCGCGAACGGTGGACACGGAACCGAACCCGCCGCACCGACCGGGACGAGCATCCCGAAGGCGATGACTGACGAGGAGCGGATCCACGCGGTCGTCGACGACCACGGCGGGCAGGTGAGACAGTCGGTCATCGTCAGCGAAACGGACTGGTCGAAGTCGAAGGTGAGCCGGGTACTCTCTCGGATGGCCGAGGACGGCACGATAGAGAAGATCCCCATCGGACGGGAGAACGTCGTCGCCCATCCCGACGAGGTTCCCGAGGGCGCGGGGTCGCCGTTCGACCCGCCCGACGAGGAGTGA
- a CDS encoding ammonium transporter translates to MTLGLALQLDAGAIANGVNNVWILVVCFLIFFMQPGFALLEAGQVRAKNVGNVLMKNMTDWTLGVLVFFAIGAAVSSIVGMLTAPGTALDIGSAFAYINDPTAYIGWFFGAVFAMTAATIVSGAVAGRMNFTAYVFVAAAMTAFIYPVVTGMTWAGGLLSGSGYIGLALGAGYLDFAGATVVHMVGGLAGLVGAKMVGPRQGRFDSSGNSQPIPGHSMLLAVLGTLFLAFGWYGFNVGTQATVLAASDGGLTFMGGALGQVVLNTTLGMGAGGVAAMIVSTSWQGKPDPLWMANGLLAGLVAVTGAVPHVTWWGGVILGGIAGALVLPTFRWVVDSLKIDDVCGVFVVHGSAGAIGTILIPVFGVTAAGGYTFLGVNQLVMQVVGVLVIGTWTVLATMVAFKIAGALFGLRVSEQEEELGLDESEHGVSVYPEFVPDRSSERPTMTADGGVRTDGGADE, encoded by the coding sequence ATGACGCTCGGACTCGCGCTCCAGCTCGACGCCGGCGCCATCGCCAACGGCGTCAACAACGTCTGGATCCTCGTGGTCTGTTTCCTGATCTTCTTCATGCAGCCGGGCTTCGCGCTGCTCGAAGCGGGTCAGGTCCGCGCGAAGAACGTCGGGAACGTCCTGATGAAGAACATGACCGACTGGACGCTCGGTGTCCTCGTGTTCTTCGCCATCGGGGCCGCGGTCAGCTCCATCGTCGGGATGCTGACCGCGCCCGGGACGGCGCTCGACATCGGCAGCGCGTTCGCGTACATCAACGACCCGACGGCGTACATCGGCTGGTTCTTCGGCGCGGTGTTCGCGATGACCGCCGCGACCATCGTCTCCGGTGCCGTGGCGGGCCGGATGAACTTCACGGCGTACGTCTTCGTCGCGGCGGCGATGACGGCGTTCATCTATCCCGTAGTGACCGGGATGACGTGGGCGGGCGGCCTCCTCTCGGGGAGCGGCTACATCGGCCTCGCGCTCGGGGCGGGCTACCTCGACTTCGCCGGCGCAACCGTCGTCCACATGGTAGGCGGCCTCGCCGGTCTCGTGGGCGCGAAGATGGTCGGTCCGCGCCAGGGGCGGTTCGATTCGAGCGGCAACTCCCAGCCCATCCCCGGTCACTCGATGCTGCTCGCCGTGCTGGGGACGCTCTTCCTCGCGTTCGGCTGGTACGGCTTCAACGTCGGCACGCAGGCGACCGTCCTGGCAGCCAGCGACGGCGGCCTCACCTTCATGGGCGGCGCGCTCGGCCAGGTCGTGCTGAACACGACGCTCGGGATGGGCGCCGGCGGCGTCGCCGCGATGATCGTCTCGACGAGTTGGCAGGGCAAGCCCGACCCCCTCTGGATGGCGAACGGCCTGCTGGCCGGTCTCGTCGCGGTCACCGGCGCGGTCCCCCACGTCACGTGGTGGGGCGGCGTCATCCTCGGCGGCATCGCGGGCGCGCTCGTCCTGCCGACGTTCCGCTGGGTCGTCGATTCGCTGAAGATCGACGACGTCTGTGGCGTCTTCGTGGTTCACGGCAGCGCGGGCGCCATCGGGACCATCCTGATCCCGGTGTTCGGCGTCACCGCGGCGGGCGGCTACACGTTCCTCGGCGTGAACCAACTCGTCATGCAGGTCGTCGGCGTGCTCGTCATCGGCACCTGGACGGTGCTCGCGACCATGGTCGCGTTCAAAATCGCCGGCGCCCTCTTCGGCCTCCGCGTCTCGGAGCAGGAGGAGGAACTCGGTCTCGACGAGAGCGAACACGGCGTGTCCGTCTACCCCGAGTTCGTTCCCGACCGGTCGTCCGAGCGGCCGACCATGACCGCCGATGGCGGCGTGCGCACCGACGGAGGTGCTGACGAATGA
- a CDS encoding P-II family nitrogen regulator: MTEIEMVVAMIRPEKLGAVKKSLAEIGAPSLTVTNVSGRGSQPAKKGQWRGEEYTVDLHQKVKIECVVADIPADDVVDAISEAANTGEKGDGKIFILPVSDAVQIRTGKRGPEAV, from the coding sequence ATGACAGAAATCGAGATGGTCGTCGCGATGATTCGACCGGAGAAACTCGGCGCGGTCAAGAAGTCGCTCGCCGAAATCGGCGCGCCGTCGCTGACGGTCACGAACGTGTCGGGACGGGGTTCACAGCCCGCGAAGAAGGGCCAGTGGCGCGGCGAGGAGTACACCGTCGACCTCCACCAGAAGGTCAAAATCGAGTGCGTCGTCGCGGACATCCCCGCCGACGACGTGGTCGACGCCATCAGCGAGGCCGCCAACACCGGCGAGAAGGGCGACGGGAAGATATTCATCCTTCCCGTCTCCGACGCGGTCCAGATTCGCACCGGAAAGCGCGGCCCCGAAGCGGTCTGA
- the hemL gene encoding glutamate-1-semialdehyde 2,1-aminomutase, whose product MNHDRSRDLYDRALSVIPGGVNSSVRATRPYPFFIERGDGAHVVDADGNRYIDYVMGYGPLLYGHDMPDPVRAAVQSHASEGPMYGAPTEIEVDHAEFVARHVPSVEMIRFVNSGTEATVSAVRLARGYTGRDKIVVMQGGYHGAQESTLVEGGPDNPRPSTAGIPASFAEHTIPVPFNDEETIERVFEEHGHDIAGVLVEPVLGNYGIVQPISGYHETLRELCDDYGSLLVFDEVITGFRVGGLGCAQSKLGVTPDVTTFGKIIGGGFPVGAIGGKAEIIESFTPSGDVFQSGTFSGHPVTMAAGHAYLTYAAEHDVYEHVNRLGETLRAGITDLCEDRAPEYTVVGSDSMFKTVFTRDAPSSLGDQCADGCEQRTDCPRYDHCPKTGGDVADAETERWERVFWQEMKERGVFLTANQFESQFVSYAHTEEDVEETLEAYKEAL is encoded by the coding sequence GTGAACCACGACCGCTCCCGCGACCTGTACGACCGGGCGCTCTCCGTGATCCCCGGCGGCGTCAACTCCTCCGTCCGGGCGACCCGTCCGTACCCGTTCTTCATCGAGCGCGGCGACGGTGCCCACGTCGTCGACGCCGACGGCAACCGCTACATCGACTACGTGATGGGGTACGGACCCCTGCTGTACGGCCACGACATGCCCGACCCGGTCCGGGCGGCCGTCCAGTCGCACGCCTCCGAGGGGCCGATGTACGGTGCGCCCACGGAGATAGAGGTCGACCACGCGGAGTTCGTCGCCCGACACGTCCCTTCCGTCGAGATGATCCGCTTCGTCAACTCCGGCACCGAGGCGACCGTCTCGGCGGTTCGTCTCGCGCGCGGCTACACCGGCCGCGACAAGATCGTCGTCATGCAGGGCGGCTACCACGGCGCACAGGAGTCGACACTCGTCGAGGGGGGTCCCGACAACCCCCGGCCCTCGACCGCGGGCATCCCCGCGTCGTTCGCCGAGCACACGATTCCGGTGCCGTTCAACGACGAGGAGACGATCGAGCGAGTGTTCGAAGAGCACGGCCACGACATCGCCGGCGTCCTCGTCGAACCCGTCCTCGGGAACTACGGCATCGTCCAGCCGATTTCCGGCTACCACGAGACGCTGCGAGAACTCTGTGACGACTACGGTTCGCTCTTGGTGTTCGACGAGGTCATCACGGGCTTCCGGGTGGGCGGCCTCGGCTGTGCGCAGTCGAAACTCGGCGTCACGCCCGACGTCACGACGTTCGGAAAGATCATCGGCGGCGGCTTCCCCGTCGGCGCTATCGGCGGGAAGGCCGAGATCATCGAGTCGTTCACCCCCTCGGGCGACGTGTTCCAGTCAGGCACCTTCTCCGGCCACCCGGTGACGATGGCGGCGGGCCACGCCTACCTGACCTACGCCGCCGAACACGACGTGTACGAGCACGTCAATCGGCTGGGTGAGACGCTCCGAGCGGGTATCACCGACCTCTGCGAGGACCGCGCGCCCGAGTACACGGTCGTCGGGAGCGACTCGATGTTCAAGACCGTCTTCACCAGAGACGCCCCGAGCAGCCTCGGCGACCAGTGCGCCGACGGCTGTGAGCAGCGGACCGACTGCCCGCGGTACGACCACTGCCCGAAGACCGGCGGCGACGTCGCCGACGCCGAGACCGAGCGGTGGGAGCGCGTCTTCTGGCAGGAGATGAAAGAGCGGGGGGTCTTCCTCACGGCCAACCAGTTCGAGTCGCAGTTCGTCTCCTACGCCCACACCGAGGAGGACGTCGAGGAGACGCTCGAAGCGTACAAGGAGGCGCTCTAG
- a CDS encoding P-II family nitrogen regulator codes for MSDSDIEMVVAIIRPDKLGDVKKSLAEAGAPSLTVTNVSGRGSQPAKKGQWRGEEYTVDLHQKVKIECVVADIPADDVVDAIADAAHTGEKGDGKVFVLPVSDALQIRTGTVGVDAV; via the coding sequence ATGAGCGACTCGGATATCGAGATGGTCGTGGCGATCATCCGGCCCGACAAACTCGGCGACGTGAAGAAGTCGCTCGCGGAGGCGGGCGCGCCGTCGCTGACGGTCACGAACGTCTCGGGACGGGGGTCACAGCCCGCGAAGAAGGGCCAGTGGCGCGGCGAGGAGTACACCGTCGACCTCCACCAGAAGGTCAAAATCGAGTGCGTCGTCGCGGACATCCCCGCCGACGACGTGGTCGACGCCATCGCCGACGCGGCCCACACGGGCGAGAAAGGCGACGGGAAGGTCTTCGTCCTGCCCGTCTCCGACGCGCTCCAGATCCGCACCGGGACGGTCGGCGTAGACGCCGTCTGA
- a CDS encoding ammonium transporter, with amino-acid sequence MQSDLSAIVEAVNLVWVLTVTFLIFFMHAGFAMLEAGQVRSKNVANQLTKNLLTWSVGVIVFFLVGAAISTIVGGVTGGGSYSVGGAFMDIWYPGESTAWVGWLFGAVFAMTAATIVSGAVAGRAKLRAYVTYTIVLAGVIYPVVVGFTWAGGFLSNFHDFAGGMIVHGMGGIAGLTAAWIIGPRMDRFNADGSVNVIPGHSLTFAVLGTLVLAFGWYGFNVGTAAAPLAMADDGSVTLGSFSYVGRVALTTTLAMGAGAIGAAALSMMKTGKVDTLYVANGLLAGLVGITSVTDAVVWPGALVIGLLAGAQLPIVFEFVEKRLNIDDVCAVFPVHGSAGVLGALLFPFFSVDGFTVGALVNQVVGVAVIALWTFAATAAVFTVLKSIGQARVTPEHERAGLDTSEHGVDTYPEFGKPDVAADGGITFESEDVVRTDGGSEE; translated from the coding sequence ATGCAGTCGGACCTCTCGGCCATCGTCGAGGCCGTGAACCTCGTCTGGGTCCTCACCGTCACGTTCCTCATCTTCTTCATGCACGCCGGCTTCGCCATGCTCGAAGCCGGGCAGGTACGCTCGAAGAACGTCGCGAACCAGCTGACGAAGAACCTGCTCACCTGGTCGGTGGGCGTCATCGTGTTCTTCCTCGTCGGCGCCGCCATCTCGACCATCGTCGGCGGGGTCACCGGCGGCGGGTCGTACTCGGTCGGCGGCGCGTTCATGGACATCTGGTACCCGGGTGAGTCGACCGCGTGGGTCGGCTGGCTCTTCGGTGCCGTCTTCGCCATGACCGCCGCGACCATCGTGTCGGGCGCCGTCGCAGGCCGCGCGAAGCTCCGCGCGTACGTCACGTACACCATCGTCCTCGCCGGGGTCATCTACCCGGTCGTGGTCGGGTTCACCTGGGCCGGCGGCTTCCTCTCGAACTTCCACGACTTCGCGGGCGGCATGATCGTCCACGGGATGGGCGGTATCGCCGGCCTCACCGCGGCGTGGATCATCGGCCCGCGGATGGACCGCTTCAACGCGGACGGCTCCGTGAACGTCATCCCCGGTCACTCGCTGACGTTCGCCGTCCTCGGAACGCTGGTGCTGGCGTTCGGCTGGTACGGCTTCAACGTCGGCACCGCCGCCGCGCCGCTCGCCATGGCCGACGACGGCAGCGTCACGCTCGGCTCCTTCAGCTACGTGGGCCGCGTCGCGCTCACGACGACGCTCGCGATGGGCGCGGGGGCCATCGGTGCGGCCGCGCTCTCGATGATGAAGACGGGGAAGGTCGACACGCTCTACGTCGCCAACGGTCTCCTCGCCGGGCTCGTCGGCATCACCTCGGTCACCGACGCCGTCGTCTGGCCCGGTGCGCTCGTCATCGGTCTGCTCGCCGGTGCCCAGCTCCCCATCGTCTTCGAGTTCGTCGAGAAGCGCCTCAACATCGACGACGTCTGTGCGGTCTTCCCCGTCCACGGCTCCGCCGGCGTGCTCGGCGCACTCCTGTTCCCGTTCTTCAGCGTCGACGGGTTCACCGTCGGTGCCTTGGTGAATCAGGTCGTCGGCGTGGCCGTCATCGCGCTGTGGACGTTCGCCGCGACCGCCGCGGTGTTCACGGTCCTGAAGTCGATCGGACAGGCCCGCGTCACCCCCGAACACGAACGGGCCGGGCTCGACACCTCCGAACACGGCGTCGACACCTACCCCGAGTTCGGCAAGCCCGACGTCGCCGCCGACGGTGGCATCACCTTTGAGTCCGAGGACGTCGTCCGCACGGACGGAGGTTCCGAAGAATGA
- the hemC gene encoding hydroxymethylbilane synthase, with protein sequence MTTRTLRLATRGSDLALRQAASVREALEDRRYEVEIVEVETEGDRVTDELIHRLGKTGAFVRALDERVLSGAVDAAVHSLKDMPTEQPEELVIAGVLERAPANDVLVTPEGKTLDELPEGATVGTSSLRRRAQLHNARPDLTVEPLRGNVDTRVEKVLAPSLQAEHEARIEADEERKGHIGEDDYEPAYDQRPEEWFDSLSEIERNALGREESVEYDAIVLAEAGLRRSGLDHHVPFVRLPTKKFVPAPGQGAIAVTATENVADLNEVLDFPRTRVETTVERTLLAELGGGCIAPIGVYAVLQGSYVHATVQVFGPDGDLVEASRDLPAEQHGTAAADFAADLRDRGAAELIERATEGAE encoded by the coding sequence ATGACTACACGGACGCTCCGACTGGCGACGCGCGGGTCGGACCTCGCCCTCAGACAGGCGGCGAGCGTACGGGAGGCGCTCGAAGACCGCCGGTACGAGGTCGAAATCGTCGAGGTCGAGACGGAGGGGGATCGGGTCACGGACGAACTCATCCACCGACTGGGGAAGACCGGCGCGTTCGTCCGCGCGCTCGACGAGCGGGTGCTCAGTGGAGCGGTCGACGCCGCGGTCCACTCGCTGAAGGACATGCCGACGGAGCAGCCGGAGGAACTCGTCATCGCGGGCGTCCTCGAACGCGCGCCGGCGAACGACGTCCTCGTCACGCCCGAGGGGAAGACGCTCGACGAACTCCCCGAGGGGGCGACCGTCGGGACGTCGTCGCTGCGGCGGCGGGCGCAGTTACACAACGCCCGGCCGGACCTGACGGTCGAACCGCTCCGGGGGAACGTCGACACGCGGGTCGAGAAGGTGCTGGCGCCGTCGCTGCAGGCGGAACACGAGGCGCGTATCGAAGCCGACGAGGAACGGAAGGGGCACATCGGCGAGGACGACTACGAACCCGCGTACGACCAGCGTCCCGAGGAGTGGTTCGACTCCCTGAGCGAAATCGAGCGGAACGCCCTCGGCCGGGAGGAGAGCGTCGAGTACGACGCCATCGTCCTCGCGGAGGCGGGCCTGCGACGGAGCGGGCTGGACCACCACGTCCCCTTCGTCAGACTCCCGACGAAGAAGTTCGTCCCGGCACCGGGTCAGGGCGCCATCGCGGTGACGGCGACCGAGAACGTCGCAGACCTCAACGAGGTGCTTGACTTCCCGCGGACACGCGTCGAGACGACGGTCGAACGGACGCTGCTCGCCGAACTCGGCGGGGGCTGTATCGCGCCCATCGGCGTCTACGCCGTCCTGCAGGGGTCGTACGTCCACGCGACGGTCCAGGTGTTCGGTCCCGACGGCGACCTCGTCGAGGCGTCGCGCGACCTCCCGGCCGAACAGCACGGGACCGCCGCGGCCGACTTCGCCGCCGACCTCCGCGACCGCGGCGCGGCGGAACTCATCGAGCGAGCGACGGAGGGGGCCGAATGA
- a CDS encoding MATE family efflux transporter, translating to MSPVPDRLLGVWQRALALGWPIAVQQTLNTLMRTVDIVVTGLFSPAAVAAIGLADLYAQIPLRIGLGFGAGAIALSSQDTGRGADLTRDRAVTQALLIGALSGLPLVAAGLLFGHALIGLLGAESAVVRQGGTYLAIVFAAAPMRIVGLVGARSLQGTGDTRTPMLVNGSASLLNILLTVTLGLGLWVAPSLGIVGVGVATAVSRAFEALALTGAIASGRTPLSLSRPRSLTITRQLVAVSLPSFAEGMSSSLANFPFNALLLLFGTEVNAAYHIGRRLYQQLTGPFYRAFSTVTSIVVGQALGEGDVEAARYATRAILALSVALLGCAGLVLFVGAEPLVSVFTRDRATAGHAVAFTRVFGVSMVWFGVFFPLAGALRGAGDTRTPFYARLLGSFGFLLGLSYLLGITLGYGLSGVYVGVALSYLCWAVVVAVGFRWGGWVETASALMAERSESENARR from the coding sequence ATGTCTCCGGTCCCCGACCGTCTGCTCGGTGTCTGGCAGCGAGCGCTCGCGCTCGGCTGGCCGATCGCCGTCCAGCAGACGCTCAACACGCTGATGCGGACGGTCGACATCGTCGTCACCGGCCTCTTCTCGCCGGCGGCCGTCGCCGCCATCGGTCTCGCCGACCTCTACGCGCAGATTCCGCTCCGGATCGGCCTGGGCTTCGGTGCCGGCGCAATCGCGCTGTCGAGTCAGGACACGGGGCGGGGGGCCGACCTCACGCGCGACCGCGCGGTCACGCAGGCACTCCTCATCGGCGCGCTCTCGGGCCTCCCGCTCGTCGCCGCCGGCCTGCTGTTCGGTCACGCGCTGATCGGCCTCCTGGGCGCCGAGTCGGCGGTCGTCCGTCAGGGCGGCACGTACCTGGCTATCGTGTTCGCCGCCGCACCCATGCGAATCGTCGGGCTCGTCGGCGCTCGCTCGCTCCAGGGGACCGGCGACACGCGGACGCCCATGCTCGTCAACGGGAGCGCGAGCCTGCTCAACATCCTCCTGACGGTTACGCTGGGTCTCGGGCTCTGGGTCGCCCCGTCGCTGGGCATCGTCGGCGTCGGGGTCGCGACGGCGGTCAGTCGAGCGTTCGAGGCGCTCGCGCTCACGGGCGCGATTGCGAGCGGTCGCACGCCGCTGTCGCTGTCGCGGCCGCGAAGCCTCACGATCACCCGACAACTCGTCGCGGTGAGCCTCCCGAGCTTCGCGGAGGGGATGAGTAGCTCGCTCGCGAACTTCCCGTTCAACGCGCTGTTGCTGCTCTTCGGCACCGAGGTGAACGCCGCGTACCACATCGGAAGACGGCTCTACCAGCAGCTCACGGGGCCGTTCTACCGGGCGTTCAGTACCGTCACCAGCATCGTCGTCGGGCAGGCGCTGGGCGAAGGCGACGTCGAGGCGGCGCGGTACGCCACGCGTGCGATTCTCGCGCTCAGCGTCGCTCTCCTCGGCTGTGCCGGCCTCGTGCTGTTCGTCGGTGCCGAGCCGCTGGTGAGCGTGTTCACGCGCGACCGGGCGACGGCCGGCCACGCGGTCGCGTTCACCCGCGTCTTCGGCGTCTCGATGGTCTGGTTCGGGGTGTTCTTCCCGTTGGCGGGCGCGCTACGAGGCGCGGGCGACACCCGGACGCCGTTTTACGCCCGACTGCTCGGGTCGTTCGGGTTCCTGCTCGGCCTGTCGTACCTCCTCGGCATCACGCTCGGCTACGGACTGTCCGGCGTCTACGTCGGGGTCGCCCTCTCGTACCTGTGCTGGGCCGTCGTCGTCGCCGTCGGCTTCCGCTGGGGCGGCTGGGTCGAGACGGCGTCGGCGCTGATGGCCGAGCGTTCCGAGAGCGAGAACGCCCGTCGGTAG
- a CDS encoding enoyl-CoA hydratase/isomerase family protein: protein MIRAETRGDARWVTIDRPEKRNALHLDGWRRLGEELARAESESRVAVLTGVDDVFCAGDDIAVIDEAESAAEVEALADALYETFWGIERLSVPVVAAVNGLAYGGGFELVCAADLAVIVDDAALALPETTIGAYPPYAVERVGEICGRKRLMELVLTGEPIDAQTAREWGLVNRVVAAEELEPAVEEYVERVGESPKRATATARRLARSTDDGARDRIRGALSQLRRDEACRAATRAFTE, encoded by the coding sequence ATGATTCGCGCAGAGACCCGCGGCGACGCGCGCTGGGTGACCATCGACCGGCCCGAGAAACGAAACGCCCTCCATCTGGACGGGTGGCGTCGACTCGGCGAGGAACTCGCGCGGGCGGAGTCGGAGTCACGGGTGGCAGTTCTCACGGGCGTGGATGACGTCTTCTGTGCGGGTGACGACATCGCGGTCATCGACGAAGCGGAGTCGGCCGCCGAAGTCGAGGCACTGGCCGATGCCCTGTACGAGACGTTCTGGGGCATCGAACGACTCTCGGTTCCCGTCGTCGCAGCGGTCAACGGTCTGGCGTACGGCGGAGGGTTCGAACTCGTCTGTGCCGCAGACCTCGCAGTGATCGTCGACGACGCGGCGCTCGCACTGCCCGAGACGACCATCGGCGCGTACCCGCCGTACGCCGTCGAACGCGTGGGGGAGATCTGCGGTCGGAAGCGCCTCATGGAGCTGGTGCTCACGGGCGAACCCATCGACGCACAGACGGCCCGCGAGTGGGGGCTCGTCAACCGCGTCGTCGCGGCCGAGGAACTCGAACCGGCCGTCGAGGAGTACGTCGAACGCGTCGGCGAGTCGCCGAAGCGGGCGACGGCGACCGCCAGACGACTGGCGCGGTCGACCGACGACGGCGCGCGTGACCGTATCCGTGGAGCGCTGTCACAGCTCCGACGCGACGAGGCGTGTCGAGCGGCGACCCGGGCGTTCACCGAGTGA